In Candidatus Effluviviaceae Genus I sp., a single window of DNA contains:
- a CDS encoding 4Fe-4S dicluster domain-containing protein: MRLRLSGEQIRDEIIGRIETLSGQDLGACYQCGKCSAGCPVVEQMDIAPSEAIRYLQLGHPDIVLDSNTIWICASCFQCASRCPKGVEFSSICDALRAIVLRKRVSDPKVDADELARVMVSDAPQMGVVGALRKLNG, translated from the coding sequence ATGCGGCTCAGGCTGAGCGGCGAGCAGATCAGGGACGAGATCATCGGGAGGATCGAGACGCTCTCGGGGCAGGACCTCGGCGCCTGCTACCAGTGCGGCAAGTGCTCCGCGGGCTGTCCCGTCGTCGAGCAGATGGACATCGCGCCGAGCGAGGCCATCCGCTATCTGCAGCTCGGTCATCCCGACATCGTGCTCGACTCGAACACCATTTGGATCTGCGCCTCGTGCTTCCAGTGCGCGTCCCGCTGTCCGAAGGGCGTCGAGTTCTCAAGCATCTGCGACGCGCTCCGCGCGATCGTGCTCAGGAAGCGCGTGTCGGACCCGAAGGTGGACGCGGACGAACTGGCGCGCGTCATGGTGTCGGACGCGCCGCAGATGGGCGTCGTCGGGGCGCTCCGCAAGCTCAACGGCTAG